One Gimesia aquarii DNA segment encodes these proteins:
- a CDS encoding proton-conducting transporter membrane subunit: MSDLSAILALPAFLMLLSVLIPADWANAKARQIRQLITGIAGTQFVMAFVIMAFYVVQMTLNTNIQPFNSVIQSSGTHLIFYDGISGLMFALVSFIGWVICRFSVRYLDGEAAQGTYFRWTGFTVGAVSFMAISGNLLLFVLAWIMASLGLHHLLVFYKNRPAAQRAAWTKFTVSRIGDAALAAALILIYVEFQTLNFSEIFAAISSQADQISPQVIWAGWFLVFGAIAKSAQFPFHIWLPQTMETPTPVSALMHAGIVNAGGYLIIRTSPLVSLTPTALTTLAIVGAFTACFAALIMLTQTSVKKSLTYSTIAQMGFMMLQCGLGAFSAAMLHILAHSLYKAHAFLSSGSVLEQNQAIKIIGEKRELHQVSWSKLGMLSVVVVCMFLLISSLFGINPTTKPGGILLGFVLCLALISWIGQSLQSASRQLFIRTSVTGVLLCFAYCIGFLSVDKIVAPSLPTVQTSTITWLIASVVLFGFGGMFMLTKIVVSPTNFKWLNIFYVHASNGFYIEPWLRHKFGTLAKE, from the coding sequence ATGAGTGATTTGAGTGCCATTTTGGCTTTACCTGCATTTCTAATGCTATTATCTGTATTGATCCCCGCCGACTGGGCCAATGCCAAGGCACGTCAGATTCGCCAACTGATTACAGGGATTGCCGGAACCCAATTTGTAATGGCGTTTGTCATTATGGCTTTTTATGTCGTGCAGATGACACTGAACACAAACATACAACCATTTAATAGTGTGATTCAATCGTCTGGAACACATCTCATTTTTTATGATGGTATTTCAGGATTGATGTTTGCTCTAGTGAGCTTCATTGGGTGGGTCATTTGCCGATTCTCAGTTCGTTATCTCGATGGTGAAGCAGCTCAAGGAACTTATTTCCGTTGGACAGGCTTTACAGTCGGCGCCGTTTCCTTCATGGCTATCTCAGGAAATTTACTCTTGTTTGTGCTTGCCTGGATTATGGCCAGTCTGGGTCTGCATCACTTGCTTGTGTTTTATAAGAATCGACCGGCCGCGCAACGTGCTGCTTGGACCAAATTCACAGTCAGTCGAATTGGTGATGCTGCATTAGCAGCGGCACTCATTCTGATTTACGTAGAATTTCAAACACTCAATTTTTCTGAAATCTTCGCAGCGATCAGCTCACAAGCAGATCAAATCTCACCACAAGTGATTTGGGCTGGGTGGTTTTTAGTTTTTGGTGCCATTGCCAAATCTGCCCAGTTCCCTTTCCATATCTGGTTACCTCAGACCATGGAAACACCGACTCCCGTTTCGGCTTTAATGCATGCGGGAATCGTGAATGCAGGAGGCTATCTCATTATTCGAACCAGCCCGCTTGTATCATTGACCCCTACAGCTTTAACTACATTAGCGATTGTCGGTGCCTTTACTGCATGTTTCGCAGCACTCATCATGTTAACACAAACCAGCGTGAAAAAATCGCTGACTTATTCGACGATAGCTCAAATGGGGTTCATGATGCTGCAATGTGGTTTGGGCGCATTTTCTGCAGCGATGTTACACATTCTTGCCCATTCACTTTACAAAGCTCATGCCTTCTTGAGTAGTGGTAGTGTACTGGAACAAAATCAGGCCATTAAAATCATTGGAGAAAAACGTGAATTACACCAGGTATCCTGGTCAAAGCTGGGTATGCTGAGCGTCGTTGTTGTGTGCATGTTCCTTTTGATATCGTCTCTCTTTGGCATCAACCCCACAACAAAACCAGGTGGGATTTTGCTCGGATTTGTGCTGTGTCTGGCTTTAATCAGCTGGATCGGACAATCACTGCAATCTGCCAGTCGCCAACTCTTCATTCGAACTTCGGTAACAGGGGTACTCCTCTGTTTTGCTTACTGCATCGGTTTTCTCTCTGTCGATAAAATCGTTGCTCCCAGTCTGCCGACAGTTCAGACATCCACGATCACCTGGCTCATCGCATCAGTCGTACTGTTTGGATTCGGCGGCATGTTTATGCTGACTAAAATTGTGGTTAGTCCCACGAATTTCAAATGGCTCAACATTTTCTATGTCCACGCATCAAACGGCTTTTATATCGAGCCCTGGTTACGTCATAAATTTGGAACGCTCGCCAAAGAATAA
- a CDS encoding DUF2309 domain-containing protein yields the protein MISQAESTLLPLPSSGTLEKQAVEQLHIIEQVAEVLKQVNEVIAPVWPLNDYVAVNPYSGISERSFLNARNFLRVFSDCETLMPLQHYANEFQQGQFNRNHIEAALVELKVDGIGNGHLNSVTEIEEMLKQIGGLAHESSEAANVPNNDRRIRTLSEFYDKTLSGNWTATICDEVSKYCSMHYDEGQAVWSSPWSHLSLYESWRSAALHDRSVEVLGLKGFRSYVSQLPQTAEASIIYSLQSLNVLPELWETFLLCQAFTIPGWSAWAKYQSEQSEQSAEFGNDLAGLLAMRLAYDAALAKSFSFNVNWTSYASGEPVSFKFPHHAGDDELLRYTLLRASEIGYRNRLLNSIPTKSQKNQKQQNGSESVDSDTNDSKRKLAQMVFCIDVRSERIRRQIESLSNRVETFGFAGFFGLPIEFVRLGEQSGDSHVPVLLKPQFQLHEELHTKDESSLSKTLQERSLIRSFRKLWKSLQTSAVGCFSFVETTGLFYGFKLLGRTVNVTDSKTNAGYDGIRKANHEHLKPTLKSLNQQGISTSDQIDLAESMLKNLGLTENFARLVAFCGHASQTENNPLKAGLDCGACGGHSGEPNARLAAMLLNHLEIRQALADRNIHIPEDTYFLGGLHNTTTDKIELFDLEMVPESHQADLQELQNYSQSATEQTQVERMPSIGSQSLADLLRRAGDWSEVRPEWGLAGNAAFIVAPRSLTKEIDLDGRSFLHSYNHQTDPEGEVLENIMTAPMIVAHWINMQYYASTVDNHHFGSGNKTLHNVVGGFGILSGNSGDLMTGLPWQSLHSGEDYQHLPMRLQVLIAAPREMIETVIKKHQMIANLLSGGWLHLIALDSESQFQYTEDGNWEEIELTLFGKQSHKNDTN from the coding sequence ATGATCTCACAAGCAGAATCCACTTTGCTGCCTTTGCCCTCTTCGGGCACTTTAGAAAAACAAGCAGTAGAACAACTTCATATCATTGAACAAGTTGCTGAAGTTCTCAAGCAAGTCAACGAAGTGATCGCTCCTGTCTGGCCACTTAATGATTATGTAGCCGTCAATCCTTACAGTGGAATTTCAGAACGTTCTTTTTTAAATGCACGAAATTTTTTGCGGGTCTTTTCAGACTGCGAAACTCTCATGCCCTTGCAACATTATGCGAATGAATTTCAGCAAGGTCAGTTTAACAGGAATCATATCGAAGCGGCTCTGGTAGAATTAAAAGTCGATGGAATTGGCAACGGTCACCTCAATTCCGTGACTGAAATTGAAGAAATGCTCAAGCAAATCGGTGGCCTTGCTCATGAATCGAGTGAAGCTGCCAACGTTCCCAACAACGATCGTCGTATTCGAACTCTATCCGAGTTTTATGATAAAACATTAAGTGGTAACTGGACCGCAACGATTTGTGATGAAGTCTCGAAATACTGTTCCATGCATTATGATGAAGGACAAGCAGTTTGGTCGAGTCCCTGGAGTCATTTATCATTATATGAATCCTGGCGGTCAGCGGCTTTACATGATCGAAGTGTTGAGGTACTCGGCCTCAAGGGATTCCGAAGCTATGTCTCACAGCTACCACAGACTGCTGAAGCATCAATTATTTACTCATTGCAGAGCCTGAATGTTCTACCCGAGCTTTGGGAAACGTTCCTGCTTTGTCAGGCATTCACGATTCCTGGCTGGAGTGCGTGGGCCAAATATCAATCAGAGCAAAGCGAACAGAGTGCAGAATTTGGGAATGACCTGGCTGGCTTACTGGCAATGCGTCTTGCCTATGATGCTGCATTGGCAAAATCTTTTTCATTCAATGTGAACTGGACCTCCTATGCGAGTGGCGAACCTGTTTCATTCAAGTTTCCACACCACGCTGGAGACGATGAATTACTGCGATATACACTCCTGCGAGCCAGCGAAATTGGATATCGAAATCGACTGTTAAATTCCATTCCTACAAAGTCACAAAAAAATCAAAAACAACAAAATGGATCAGAATCCGTCGATTCAGACACAAATGATTCGAAACGAAAATTAGCACAAATGGTCTTCTGTATCGACGTCCGATCGGAACGAATTCGTCGGCAAATAGAGTCTCTTTCGAATCGAGTTGAGACTTTCGGATTTGCAGGTTTCTTTGGTTTACCAATTGAATTCGTACGGCTCGGAGAGCAATCTGGGGATAGCCATGTACCGGTACTATTAAAACCACAGTTCCAACTACATGAAGAATTGCACACAAAAGATGAATCCTCGCTGTCGAAGACACTCCAGGAACGTAGTTTGATCAGATCGTTTCGAAAGCTATGGAAAAGTCTGCAAACTTCAGCTGTGGGTTGCTTCTCTTTTGTGGAAACGACGGGTCTGTTTTATGGGTTTAAACTTTTAGGTCGAACTGTCAACGTTACCGATTCAAAAACGAATGCAGGATACGATGGAATTCGCAAAGCAAACCATGAGCATCTAAAGCCCACTTTGAAAAGTCTCAATCAACAAGGTATCTCGACATCAGATCAAATTGATCTTGCTGAATCCATGTTGAAGAATCTGGGATTAACTGAAAATTTTGCAAGGCTTGTGGCGTTCTGTGGACATGCCAGCCAGACAGAAAATAATCCTTTGAAAGCTGGTCTGGATTGTGGTGCCTGCGGTGGACACTCTGGTGAGCCCAATGCAAGATTGGCAGCAATGCTTCTCAATCATCTTGAAATTCGACAGGCTTTAGCTGATCGAAACATTCATATCCCCGAAGACACTTACTTTCTGGGTGGCTTGCATAATACGACGACCGACAAAATTGAGCTTTTTGACCTGGAAATGGTTCCCGAATCACATCAAGCAGACCTGCAGGAATTGCAGAATTACTCTCAAAGTGCGACTGAGCAAACTCAGGTTGAACGAATGCCATCGATTGGGAGTCAATCATTGGCGGATCTTTTGCGCAGAGCCGGCGATTGGTCCGAAGTACGACCTGAGTGGGGATTGGCAGGTAACGCCGCATTTATCGTTGCCCCGCGCTCCCTGACCAAAGAAATTGATCTGGATGGTCGTTCCTTCTTACATAGTTACAACCACCAGACTGACCCTGAAGGTGAAGTCCTGGAAAACATTATGACCGCACCCATGATTGTGGCCCATTGGATCAATATGCAGTACTACGCCTCCACTGTGGATAACCATCATTTCGGAAGTGGAAATAAAACGTTGCATAACGTGGTAGGAGGTTTCGGAATTCTTTCTGGCAATAGCGGCGACCTGATGACAGGTTTACCTTGGCAATCTCTACACTCTGGTGAAGACTACCAGCATTTACCCATGCGATTGCAGGTTTTGATTGCTGCTCCGAGAGAAATGATTGAAACAGTGATCAAGAAGCATCAAATGATTGCTAACCTACTCAGTGGTGGTTGGCTGCACCTGATTGCATTGGACAGTGAATCCCAATTTCAATACACAGAAGATGGAAACTGGGAAGAGATTGAGCTGACTTTATTTGGTAAACAATCTCATAAAAATGATACAAATTAA